The Flavobacteriales bacterium genome window below encodes:
- a CDS encoding DUF1990 domain-containing protein, protein MSAPRLGRFFAVDPLAIEFPWNSPYAFSENRVVDGVELEGLEWENFMSKFYAPGSLKIKRPTSLGQSQHFGVTIKNPTTTFQDMKNTFKSTPEKYLTNSKATFNSPVDKEGNSSSFVKGSYIFIEINLLLNNGYVKVEEIKEEDSYISAKFVTLEGHVEKGEIEFELYETTDGNIHFNISSISEVDQMAAKLFESTARSEQTKSWQEVLDNIVEESGGEEVERKRLSKKELKNKICCMYMCLYYPW, encoded by the coding sequence ATGTCTGCCCCAAGATTAGGAAGATTTTTTGCGGTTGATCCTTTAGCAATAGAATTTCCATGGAATAGTCCGTATGCTTTTAGTGAAAATAGAGTTGTTGACGGTGTTGAGTTGGAAGGGTTAGAGTGGGAGAATTTTATGTCTAAGTTTTATGCTCCTGGTAGCTTAAAGATTAAACGACCTACTAGTCTTGGTCAATCACAACATTTTGGAGTAACTATAAAAAATCCAACAACTACTTTTCAGGATATGAAGAACACTTTTAAAAGTACCCCTGAAAAGTATTTGACTAATTCTAAGGCTACGTTTAATTCTCCAGTTGATAAAGAAGGTAATTCCTCGTCTTTTGTAAAGGGTAGCTATATTTTTATTGAGATTAATTTATTATTGAATAATGGGTATGTTAAAGTTGAAGAAATAAAAGAAGAAGATTCTTATATCTCTGCTAAATTTGTGACATTAGAAGGACATGTTGAAAAAGGGGAAATTGAATTTGAATTATATGAAACTACAGATGGTAACATTCACTTTAACATAAGTAGTATATCAGAAGTAGATCAAATGGCAGCAAAATTATTTGAAAGTACGGCTAGAAGTGAGCAAACTAAGTCTTGGCAAGAAGTTTTAGACAATATTGTTGAAGAAAGTGGAGGTGAAGAAGTAGAAAGAAAACGGTTATCAAAAAAGGAACTAAAGAATAAAATATGTTGTATGTATATGTGCTTATATTACCCTTGGTAA